The nucleotide window TGCCTAGGTAGCGACCTCGAGCGTGGGCCATGCGAAGCCAGTCCATGCGGTCGGGGTCGTCGGCCAACATGACTTCGCCGGTCAGGTGGACGCCGCACGATACGCCTGATTCCTTCTCGAGGTCCTCGTAGAGCTGGACGGTGTAGCGCTGCAGGGCAGCCACGTTGGGGTCGCCGTTAAGGGTGTGCATGCCGCCCGCCGCGTGCCACGTGGACCCTGCGGTCAGTTCCCTGCGTTCCAACAGGACGGCGTCAGTCCAGCCGGCTTTCGTGAGGTGGTAGAGGACGCTGGCACCGACGACGCCACCACCGATTACCACGACCTGTGCGCTCTCGGGGAGGTCTGCCATGGAAGTGCTTCTCCTAGTTACGGGATCAGTAGTCGGTTTCGACGCCACCCTCGGCGACCCGGCGGGATAGGAACTCGTCGATGCCGGCCCGGCGCTCGGGTGCCATGGAGGGCTCGACATGGGCGTCGATCAGGGTGCGGGCCAAGGCCTCAGCCCGATGGTGAGATTCGACGCGGCCCTCTTCGTCCCACATCTCGAAGTTGGACCATTTTGAGACTAGGGGTTGGAAGTGTTCGGTGGCGTAGCGGTCCTGGGTGTGCTGGGTGCCGAAGAAGTGTCCGGCCGGCCCCACTTCGGCGATGGCCTCGACGGCCAGGGCGGCATCGTCGATGGTCACGGGTTGGAGCATGGCCGTCACCATGTTCAGCAGGTCGGCGTCGATTACGAATTTCTCGAAGGAGGTCAGCAGGCCGCCTTCCAGCCAACCAGTGCCGTGGAGGAGGAGGTTGACGCCACCCATGACCGCTCCCCAAACGGCGATGGTGCTCTCGGTTGCCGACTGGCTGTCGACGCTGTTGGACGCGTTGACATTCGACGAGCGGTAGGGCAGGTCGTAGCGCCGAGCCAGCTGGCCGCCTATTAGGCAGGCTTTCCAGTACTCGGGGGTGCCGAAGGCTGGTGCTCCGGAGCGCATGTCGACGTTGGAGGTGAAGCCGCCGTAGATGACCGGGGCCCCGGGTCGGACCACCTGTGTGTAGGCGATGCCGGCCAACGCCTCGGCGTTCTGGAGCACCAGGGCGCCGACCACCGTCACCGGTGCCATGGCGCCCGCCAGAGTGAATGGGGTGATGACGATGCACTGATTGCGGGCCGACATCTCCTGGATGCCGTGGAGCATCACCGTGTCGTAGCGCAGTGGGGTACTGGCGTTGATGACCGAGTACAGCGACGGCTGGGCGCTCATTGTGTGGTCGTCGACTCCCCGGGCCAGGCGGGTCATCTCGATGGCGTCAAGGTTTCGTTGGCGGCTGAGGCTGTAGACGAACGGCACCTTGTCCGAGAGGGTAAGCATGTCGTGAGTGGCATGCAGGTGGCGGACCGACGGGTGGAGGTCCATGGGTTCGACCGGGTAGCCGGCCACCGTGTGGACCACGTTGAGTACCTGGCCGAGCTTGAGCAGTTCGCGGTAGTCGTCGCGGTTGCCATCACGGCGGTCACGACCCAGCCCGGTCACGAACGGGGGGCTGGCCACGCTGGTGTAGGTGATGACGTCGCCGCCGATATGGAGGTCACGGTCCGGGTTCGGGGCGTGCAGGGTGAACTCGGCCGGGGCGGTGGCTATCAGGTGCTGGACGAGTTCGGGGTCAAAGCGAACCCGGTTGTCGGACACGTCACATCCGGCGTCGGCTAACTGTCGGCGGGCCGTGTCGTCCAGGAAGTCGATACCGGTCTCGGACAGGACCCGCAGCGAGGCCAGATGGATGGACTCCAGTTCGTCGTCGGACACGGCCCGCAATGGGTCGAATCGCATGCGGGGCTGCTGCCACGGCGGTTGCTCGCCTATCACGTCGCGGATCCGGGAACGCCCGCTGAGACGTCCCCGTCTGGAGCCGCTCATCAGGGGGACACCGGTGCCGTTGCCGACGGTCGGGCCATCAGGCGAGTCCTTCGTTGAACGACATGGGCTCGCCGCCTGCCTCCAGGTGGAGTTCTCCGTCCTCGTAGGGATGGGCCAGAGCGACATGCTCGTCGAGCACCACGCCGAGACCCGGTTCGGTCGATGGGATGACCATCCCGTCCTCCCAGCGGATGGGTGTCTCCAGCAGGTCGGCGTGGAAGCCGTCGAAGCGGTCGATCGACTCGAGGACCAAGAAGTTGGGGGTGCAGGCGGCCAGTGCGATGTTGGCGGCCGCCACGACCGGTCCGCAGTAACAGTGGGGGGCCAGCAACGCCTGGTGGACCTCGGCGATCGCCGCGATCTTCTTGCCCTGGAGGATCCCCCCGCTGCGACCCAGGTCGGGTTGCAGGATCGATGCCGCGCCGGCCCGGAGCACCGCCGCGAACTCCGACACGGTGGTTAGACGTTCGCCGGTGGCCACCGGGATGGTGGTGCCTGCCGCCACCCGGGCCATGCCCTCGAGATCGTCGGTCGGGACCGGCTCCTCGAACCAGAGCGGGTCGTAGGCCTCGAGGCGTCGGGCCAACCGGAGGGCGCCGGACGGAGTGAACTGGCCGTGGGTGCCGAATAGGAGGTCAGCCCGGTTACCGACCGCCTCGCGGACGGCCCGCGTGTAACGCTCCGAAAGGTCGAGGCGTTCGAGCGACGGCTGGCGGCCGTCAAACACCGTGTAGGGGCCGGCTGGGTCGAACTTGACCGCGGTGAACCCCTGGTCGACGGCCCGGACCGCTGCCTCGGCGGCCAGGTCGGGATTGGAGTAGAGGTTCGGCCCGTCGAGCGGGTCGTAGGCGTCCCCGTCATCGGGATACAGGTAGGTGTAGGAGCGCAGGCCTTCGTGGACCCGCCCACCCAGGAGGTCGTACACCGGCCGCCCCGTGGCCTTGCCGATGATGTCCCAGCACGCCATCTCCAGCGCGCTGATGATTCCGCACAGAGTGGGGTCGGGCCGCAGGGCGTAGCCGCTGCCGTAGGCCCGACGCCAGAATGACTCCACGTCGAACGGACGGTGACCCACCAGGTGACGGTCGGCCACGTCGACGATCATCTCGGCCACCAGGTGCGGGCCGACGGTGGCCACGTAGGCCTCGCCGATGCCCTCGATCCCGTCGTCGGTGGTCAGCTTCACGAAGATGAAGTAGCGGCCACCGTGTCGGGGTGGCGGGTTGCCGACCACGAAGGTCTCGACGTCGCGGATCAGCATGCTGCGGGCCCCCCTGCTGCCGTCGAAGTAGCAGCGGTCGTTGGATTTCCGGTGACCGTCCCGTTCGGGAGCACCACGGTTCGTACAACGTCGCCCCGCCAGACCTCGTCAAATGCATCCTGGATGTCGTCCAACGTGTGGGTGCTGGAGACCATGCCGGCTAGGTCAAGGCGCCCGGCTCGATGGTGGTCAACGAGCGCCGGGACGTCGACGGCCACCCGGGCAGTGCCCATCTTCGAACCGAGGATCGACTTGTTGGCGGCGGCCAGCCAGCTGGGAGCCACGTCGATGGTGACGTCGTCGCCGGCCATGCCCACGATGACCAGTTGGCCCATGGGGGCCAACAGGTCGATGGCGCCGTCGAGGGCTGCCGGCGCACCGGTGGTGACCAGCACGTGGTCGGCCAGGTGGCCACCCGTCGCCTCGGTGATGACGGCAGCCAAATGTCCGCCGGGGTGGCCGCTACCTGTCGAGCCGCCGGTCGGGTCAGCAGTCGGATCTGCGGTGTGGGTGGCGCCGAAACCCAGTGCGGCGTCACGCTTGTCGATCGCTGGGTCCACGGCCACAATCGGGTGGGCGCCGGCGAGACGGGCTGCCTGGATGGCGCCGATACCCACACCTCCGCAGCCCACCACGACCACCGTGTCGCCGGCGGCCACCCGGGCCGTGTTGGTAACCGCCCCCGAACCGGTAAGCACGCCACAACCCAGTAGCGAGGCGGCCACCAGGTCGACGTCAGCGGGCAGGGGCACGACCTGAGAGCGGTCGACGACTACTTGGGTGGCGAATCCACCCACGGCCAGGCCCTGAATGAGGGGTGCACCGCCGGCATCGGTCAGCGGGCTGGTCGCGTTAAGGGCGATGTCGCCCGTGCAGGCCACGTCGTGACCCCGGAGGCAGGCCCGGCAGTCACCGCAGGTTCGGATGAGCGAGATGACCACCGGGTCGCCGACGGA belongs to Acidimicrobiales bacterium and includes:
- a CDS encoding mandelate racemase/muconate lactonizing enzyme family protein is translated as MLIRDVETFVVGNPPPRHGGRYFIFVKLTTDDGIEGIGEAYVATVGPHLVAEMIVDVADRHLVGHRPFDVESFWRRAYGSGYALRPDPTLCGIISALEMACWDIIGKATGRPVYDLLGGRVHEGLRSYTYLYPDDGDAYDPLDGPNLYSNPDLAAEAAVRAVDQGFTAVKFDPAGPYTVFDGRQPSLERLDLSERYTRAVREAVGNRADLLFGTHGQFTPSGALRLARRLEAYDPLWFEEPVPTDDLEGMARVAAGTTIPVATGERLTTVSEFAAVLRAGAASILQPDLGRSGGILQGKKIAAIAEVHQALLAPHCYCGPVVAAANIALAACTPNFLVLESIDRFDGFHADLLETPIRWEDGMVIPSTEPGLGVVLDEHVALAHPYEDGELHLEAGGEPMSFNEGLA
- a CDS encoding trimethylamine methyltransferase family protein; this encodes MSGSRRGRLSGRSRIRDVIGEQPPWQQPRMRFDPLRAVSDDELESIHLASLRVLSETGIDFLDDTARRQLADAGCDVSDNRVRFDPELVQHLIATAPAEFTLHAPNPDRDLHIGGDVITYTSVASPPFVTGLGRDRRDGNRDDYRELLKLGQVLNVVHTVAGYPVEPMDLHPSVRHLHATHDMLTLSDKVPFVYSLSRQRNLDAIEMTRLARGVDDHTMSAQPSLYSVINASTPLRYDTVMLHGIQEMSARNQCIVITPFTLAGAMAPVTVVGALVLQNAEALAGIAYTQVVRPGAPVIYGGFTSNVDMRSGAPAFGTPEYWKACLIGGQLARRYDLPYRSSNVNASNSVDSQSATESTIAVWGAVMGGVNLLLHGTGWLEGGLLTSFEKFVIDADLLNMVTAMLQPVTIDDAALAVEAIAEVGPAGHFFGTQHTQDRYATEHFQPLVSKWSNFEMWDEEGRVESHHRAEALARTLIDAHVEPSMAPERRAGIDEFLSRRVAEGGVETDY
- a CDS encoding alcohol dehydrogenase catalytic domain-containing protein translates to MSTGRGITIRAAVSRGVGIPTEIENVHLAAPGPGEVRVEVEACAVCHSDLSYLDGTWVTEFPLVLGHEATGRILEIGVEPEADDELTDLSVGDPVVISLIRTCGDCRACLRGHDVACTGDIALNATSPLTDAGGAPLIQGLAVGGFATQVVVDRSQVVPLPADVDLVAASLLGCGVLTGSGAVTNTARVAAGDTVVVVGCGGVGIGAIQAARLAGAHPIVAVDPAIDKRDAALGFGATHTADPTADPTGGSTGSGHPGGHLAAVITEATGGHLADHVLVTTGAPAALDGAIDLLAPMGQLVIVGMAGDDVTIDVAPSWLAAANKSILGSKMGTARVAVDVPALVDHHRAGRLDLAGMVSSTHTLDDIQDAFDEVWRGDVVRTVVLPNGTVTGNPTTAATSTAAGGPAAC